The segment TTACACTAGTCCTTAACAAGTTACCTTGTGACCCATTGAGATAAAAAAGTGGTGTAAAGTTACTATTGATACCATAGGCCAAATCAATAGAATAGGCCGTTCTGATCTTCAATCCCTTGATCGGTTGAAACTCTGCAAAGACTCCACCTACGAGTTTATCCTCGTTCCACTCACCATGCTGATTGTCTATCAGTGCTAGCGGATTTACTATTTCTGACCCTACGTTGGTAGATATTCCATACGGAAAACCATTGTCAGCGTAGAGTACAGGTTCGCTAGAATATGGACTCTGAGACAAAATATCTGCATCTTGCTCTGTGACAGGTGTCAATGGATCAATGTTCAAAGCAGAGCTATATGCACCTCCAAACGATGTGTTACTAGAAATGCCTCTTGTTATTTTATGGGTATAAGCCACATTGTTTCCAAAATCCAACCATGACGTCACATGCTGACGAGAATTGAATCTGGCTGTATATCTGTCAAATTGAGACTTCTCTCCTCCAATGATTCCTTGCTGAGAAAATGCTGAAATCGAAGTAGTAAAGGAAGATTTTTCTGACCCTCCCGATATTTGTATTTCATGATTACTTATTGGGGCATTTTTGGTAAACATTTCATCTTGCCAATCAGTATCATGGGCTGGGATTTGAGCCAAGTCAAAAGGCTCATCCAATCCCCCATTTCTAGCACCTTCGTTTTGCATCATTCGGTATTGCTCCGCATTGAGCATGTCGATTTTCTTTGCAGCATTTTGGATACCGTAGTAGCCAGAGTAAGTGACATTGATTCGTCCTTGTACCCCTGATTTGGTGGTAATCAATACCACACCATTGGCTGCTCGTGCGCCATAGATCGCTGCGGACGCGGCATCTTTCAAGACATCGATGCTCTCGATATCTCCTGGGTTGAGGTAGTCAATCCCACCTACGACCATTCCATCTACGACATAAATCGGGTTGGCATCACCTGTGGTACCTGCCCCTCTGATCCTCACAGTAGGTGCTTCTCCTGGCTGACCAGAGAGATTGGTTACCTGTACCCCTGCGGTTCTACCTTGTAGCGCTTGCTCGACACGTAGAATTGGCGTAGAGGTTATCTGTTTGGCAGACACACTGGCTATCGCACCTGTCACTACTTTTTTACTTTGCGTACCATAGCCAATCACTACCACCTCTGTGAGCTCTGTCATAGATATTTTGAGGTCTGCATTGATAACAGATCGACCACCAATTGGGATCTCCATCGGCTCATATCCTACGAAGGAAATGACAATTGTCTCTGCTGCGTCTGAAACGCTCAACGTATAGTTCCCGTCCAAATCCGTAACAGTACCATTAGTTGAACCCTTGACAATGACCGTAGCGCCAGGAATGGTCTCACCATTGGATTCATCTTTCACCACACCAGTGATAGTCGAGCTCTGTCCGAAAACCTGAGATGCCATCAAAGTCATCAGCATCACTGGTAAATATTTTAGTATTAGTCTTTTCATAATTTGATTTTATAATTGTTAGCAATCAATTATCATTGATATACCCGTACATAATCCACTTCCATTTTGACTGGCAGGGCTGACGGATCTATCCCTTTCAAACCACCCCAGTTGCCCCCAAAGGCTATGTTCATGATCAAGCGAAAATTTTGGTCATACGGCCATTGTGCCGATGACTTCTTTTCGTTTTGATAAACAAAAAATAGCTCCTCATCTACATAAACTCTGTATTCGTCTTCGTCCCATTCCAAGATGTAATTATGAAAAGCTGTATCACAATCTGGAACTGCAATTGCGGTGTGCTTTTGCGTACCTTGAGCCCCATTGTACATACCGGTATGCGTGGCTGACACCACACTATCTGGATCGTAACCTACGTTTTCCATGATGTCAATCTCTCCACTGTGTGGCCATCCTCCGTACTTCCATTCGGTCGGAAGCATCCACAATGCTGACCAAGTCCCCAACGCAGAAGGTAGTTTGGCACGAAACTCAAAGCGACCATATTTCCAGCCCATGTTGCCTGTAGATAACAGTCTCGCTGAAGTGAAGAGGCTATCAATAGTTTCATCTTGTAGCAGCACAATGGTCAGCTTTCCATCTTGTACATAGGAATTTTTCAAATCACTGGTATAATGCTGCAATTCATTGTTGCCCCACCCACAGGAATTGGGGCATCCGTTTCCTAAATCATAGGTCCATTTGGTAGTGTCGGGAGCTCCCGTATAGTCAAACTCATCTGACCATACCAGAGAGTTATACTTTTTCTCCTTGCCATCTGTAGCTGACATACAAGACCCTAATAGCCCCAAGCCCAGCATCCAATAACTTGCTAATCTTCTCATATGTTATCTTGAAAAATTCTGATATAATCCACTTTCATTGTTTGTGGAAACACGGTAGAACTATTGGGACTCCCTGGCCAATTGCCTCCTACAGCTATGTTCATGATGAAGAAATAATCGTTGTGAAACTCGCTGAGATTCGCGGGTGTAATGTCAATCACGTTGAACTGCTTGTCATCCACATACCAAACAATCTTGCTTTCATCCCATATTATAGAAAATACGTGGTACTCATCTGCGAAATCCCCAGATGACAGCTTGGTTCCTTTGCCATAACTGGCATAAGACCCGTTGTTGTCCCAATGTACAGTTCCGTGGACTTCATTGTCACGACTGGTTCCTCCGACCAACTCCATGATATCAATCTCTCCACAAGCTGGCCATGTCACCGTCTGATAATTGGCACCAAGCATCCAGAGTGCAGGCCACAACCCTTGCCCTTTGGGTAATAATGCTCTGATATCTACTCTACCATAAGTAAACTCCTGTTTTTTGTATGTTACCAATCTCGATGAGGTGTATTCTCGCCCTTGGAAAGATTCCTTTTTGGCGGTGATAGTTAAGACTCCATCACCCACGGTCGTGTTTTCTTGACGGTAGTACTGCAGTTCATTATTGCCCCAACCTCCACTACCTGTACCTATTTCATAGCTCCAATCGGCAGTATTTAATTTTGTACCGTTAAATTCATCATTCCATACCAAAGTCATACCCTCATAACTCGTGGGCGTAGAATAACCATCCTCCAAATCAATTGATCCACCCTCATCACCGATTATAATATTGACTTCTTCACTTTTGCTAATGTAGCGTCCTGCCTCACCATAGGCTCTGACCTCTATCTCATAGATGCCAAAGGTCGAATAGGTATAGGACAACTTGCCATCCAAACTAAACTCGTACGAGTCTGGGTCTTCACCCATGTAGTATTGGTACTGGGTCACATGGTCTCCTGTAGCGACTATATCCACTCGCCCAGAACCGTCTTCGGAGACGGTGATCTCAACAACTAGATTGGAAGGATCGGTAGTGTCCGTTCCATCCCCTTCTTCCTCGCAGGAGATTAAAAATAGGAATGCAAATAGTATGGGTATGTAGAATTTCATCATCGGATTGAAATAAGAAATGAAGCAGAGTACACGGTCGTGCACTCTGCTGTATTATGATAATGTCCTTATTCGAACTTCAGGTTTCTGATATAAAATGTACCAGCCACAGTATGTCCTGCCCCACCAATGTTGATGTAAAACATGTCCAAATCTGTACGGTCTTTTGGTGAAGTCCCTTCTGCGGGTGTAGTACTCGGCGTATCAATCTGATACGTCAAAGTAACCCAAGTGTCAAGTGCCAGCTCATCGGAGGTGTATTTATAAATCGAATTCCACCATTCTTTGGTAGCACTTTGATCAGCGAGTCCCAGTTCTACTACTTTCGTCAGAGTTGTTGCATAGTTATTTGAACTCGGTAGATAAACATCCAATGAAATAGTTGTCAGGTTGTCAAACTGTATATCCTTGGCATCAGGACTCACTGTAATCTGAGCCTCTTGATAGTCAGTGGCTACTCTATCAAATTGACCAACCTTAGTTGCACCTGCATCAGTAGGATCATCAACACCCACTGTAATGATAGATCCACCTGCCAGCGTTCCTAATTCTACAAAATCATTTGCTGATGCGAAAGAATGTGACATGGTAGCTGGAGTAATATCTGCCAAATCTTCTCCAAACACAGGTGCTTCGGTTAACATTTCTGGTTCATCAGTTGGATTGGCGTAACTGACGTAAATTGCTCTCCAATATTCAGCTTCATATTGAAAGCCTATCGTCAAGGTATCCACCCCTGAGTCGCCTCCATCAGCCAAAACAGCCGAAAATGAAGTACTAGCTGGTGGTGTAGTTCCTTTGGGATTGTAAGTAGCAGAACCCAATTTGTACAAGCCCATCCAAGCACCTGCCCCTGTAAGTGTAATCGTGCCAGCCGAAGAGCTATACTCATAACTATGGGTATCAGAAGATAGCCATGCACTGTAGTCCACACCATCCACAGTCAGATTAGCTACTGACTCTTCGATACAGTTTTCATTCAAGTCTGCCTTGTCTGACTCTGCATAATAATCAGCTTCACCCCAAAAAGTACCATTGGCTTGGAATTCGAAAGTACCATCTCTATGATAAATAAACTCATCATCAAACAAACAGCTTCTTGATCCATCGTTGCTCAGCGTCCACCATGAGTACCAAGTCGCCTCATCAGGACCTATTCCAAGGGCTGCTCCTCCTTCTCGCAACAATTTCCAAGTCTTAGAAGATGTGCCAGACAACAGCGTCAACTGTGCATCAGGATCTGTCACGGTCACATCAGCAGAAAACTCAGCCGTAGTACCAGCTTCGTTAGCTGCCGTCAATTTGACAGAATATTTGCCTCCTGCAGTATAAGTGTATACTGGGTCTTTGTCGGTAGAAGTGCCTACTCCATCACCGAAATCCCAAGTGAAAACAGTAGCATTTTGAGAGAAATTCGTAAAAGTGACTTGAAAGAAGTCGGTCTCATCAACAGCTGCCTGAAAGCTAGCTATTGGATCTCCTACTTGAGGGTCTCCCCCTTCGTCATCCTTGCATCCGGTCGTAATAATGCCCATAATCAACACCGAGCACAGCGCGTAAATTAGTCTTGTTTTTTTCATGCTTAGAAAATTTAGTTTTAGTAATTCATCTTGAATAAGAAGTCCGAAGTCTTTCGGTTTTCGGCTTCATACATGGTTACAATTATGAGAAACTAAATCACAGCACTTAAAAATTGAGCCTGCACAATATTACATCAGGCTCAAAAATAGAATACATCAAAAACTCATCAATGACAGCCAATAATAGCATTTGTAGCAAATTATCCACATATTTATCATGAAAGATTAATTTACATTTTCCCGACAATGAACAAAGCGACTACATCACTGCTATGCGCCATCCTGTTATTCATATCCATACTTACCCCTTCGGCAATTGCCGATGACTACAAGGGCATTCCGTTCATTACCACTTACCTGCCCAAAGAATACAACGCAGGTATGCAAAACAATGACCTACTCCAAGACCAAAGAGGAGTGATCTATATCGCCAACAATTACGGTCTACTTGAATACGATGGCAGCAGATGGCGTGTGTACTCCGTCAGCAATGGTACCAAAGTACGATCTGTGTCATTACATGCCAATGGGCGCATTTATGTAGGGGCTCAAAATCAGTTTGGTTATTTCTTTCCCAGCCCTACTGGACTGATGACCTATCACTCCCTTTCTGATCTGCTCCCAGACAATAAGCAGCAAATAGGAGAAGTATGGAAATGTTATGTGATCGAGAAAAACATTTATTTCTGTACGGATACCCACATCTACAAATACGATGGTCAGTCCGTCACCATCGTGGCACATGACATAGAAATTGGTTCTTCTTTTGTGATCGGCAACCAACTCTACATCTATCAAGAACACAAAGGACTCAGTCTCATCGAAAAAGATCACCAAATCATGGTATATGGTAGCGAAGCATTCGCCAACAAGCGAATTGCTGGCCTACTTCCTCTGGCCAACGAAAGGTTGCTTGTCTGTACGGAAGAAGATGGCTTGTACTTCTACAATGGTAGCAAATTTGAAAAATGGAAAGTGAGCGCCAACCAAACACTGAGTTCGGTTTTCATCCAAACAGTCCTACCCTTGTCTACCCACGTAATTGCAATCGGTACGCGCAACAATGGTCTTTTTCTGATCAGCAATGAAGGTCAGATACTCTCCAAACTTGATAAAGAAAGAGGCTTCAACAACAAAGCCATCTTTGGACTGATGGAGGACGAGTTTGGCAACCTATGGGTAGGGCAAAACAATGGGCTCGCTAGAATCGAGATCTCGTCTCCATTCACCTATATCACTGACCAATTTGACCTAGAAGGTGCTGGCTATTGCAGCTATTCCAACAAAGACGGGCTATATCTCGGTACCAACAATGGGCTATATCTGATTAAAAACAACAAAGAAACCCATGACGACCTCAAT is part of the Reichenbachiella agarivorans genome and harbors:
- a CDS encoding glycoside hydrolase family 16 protein; amino-acid sequence: MMKFYIPILFAFLFLISCEEEGDGTDTTDPSNLVVEITVSEDGSGRVDIVATGDHVTQYQYYMGEDPDSYEFSLDGKLSYTYSTFGIYEIEVRAYGEAGRYISKSEEVNIIIGDEGGSIDLEDGYSTPTSYEGMTLVWNDEFNGTKLNTADWSYEIGTGSGGWGNNELQYYRQENTTVGDGVLTITAKKESFQGREYTSSRLVTYKKQEFTYGRVDIRALLPKGQGLWPALWMLGANYQTVTWPACGEIDIMELVGGTSRDNEVHGTVHWDNNGSYASYGKGTKLSSGDFADEYHVFSIIWDESKIVWYVDDKQFNVIDITPANLSEFHNDYFFIMNIAVGGNWPGSPNSSTVFPQTMKVDYIRIFQDNI
- a CDS encoding glycoside hydrolase family 16 protein: MRRLASYWMLGLGLLGSCMSATDGKEKKYNSLVWSDEFDYTGAPDTTKWTYDLGNGCPNSCGWGNNELQHYTSDLKNSYVQDGKLTIVLLQDETIDSLFTSARLLSTGNMGWKYGRFEFRAKLPSALGTWSALWMLPTEWKYGGWPHSGEIDIMENVGYDPDSVVSATHTGMYNGAQGTQKHTAIAVPDCDTAFHNYILEWDEDEYRVYVDEELFFVYQNEKKSSAQWPYDQNFRLIMNIAFGGNWGGLKGIDPSALPVKMEVDYVRVYQ
- a CDS encoding PKD domain-containing protein encodes the protein MKKTRLIYALCSVLIMGIITTGCKDDEGGDPQVGDPIASFQAAVDETDFFQVTFTNFSQNATVFTWDFGDGVGTSTDKDPVYTYTAGGKYSVKLTAANEAGTTAEFSADVTVTDPDAQLTLLSGTSSKTWKLLREGGAALGIGPDEATWYSWWTLSNDGSRSCLFDDEFIYHRDGTFEFQANGTFWGEADYYAESDKADLNENCIEESVANLTVDGVDYSAWLSSDTHSYEYSSSAGTITLTGAGAWMGLYKLGSATYNPKGTTPPASTSFSAVLADGGDSGVDTLTIGFQYEAEYWRAIYVSYANPTDEPEMLTEAPVFGEDLADITPATMSHSFASANDFVELGTLAGGSIITVGVDDPTDAGATKVGQFDRVATDYQEAQITVSPDAKDIQFDNLTTISLDVYLPSSNNYATTLTKVVELGLADQSATKEWWNSIYKYTSDELALDTWVTLTYQIDTPSTTPAEGTSPKDRTDLDMFYINIGGAGHTVAGTFYIRNLKFE